One Maniola jurtina chromosome 24, ilManJurt1.1, whole genome shotgun sequence DNA window includes the following coding sequences:
- the LOC123877907 gene encoding uncharacterized protein LOC123877907, with translation MMNAYAAAAAGLALIVLVLLVLWKFRRSKPPEQPCLPSCTPVQLVHKLCPHNNVVQRFEVEKKDSLDEHLDALTRKLAEKEGRLHMSKYKIRETQDEIQSLHAIDHDVRAKYREIMDALRSDLMSNEKECKKLQEQIEWVSRRRAELRDEVRRGQQLYGDAALELATNLAELQRGRCAVNHKVTDKPQELSSHSLRLRKEPHLPRASHVDSLVMKSSPRLSNESMSFFRHTEDA, from the exons ATGATGAACGCGTACGCCGCCGCTGCAGCGGGCTTGGCACTCATTGTGTTGGTCCTGTTGGTTCTCTGGAAGTTCAGGAGATCTAAG CCACCTGAACAACCTTGCCTACCATCTTGCACGCCTGTGCAGCTGGTGCACAAACTGTGTCCTCACAACAACGTGGTGCAGCGGTTCGAGGTGGAGAAGAAGGACAGCCTCGACGAGCACCTCGACGCTCTTACTAGGAAACTTGCTGAGAAA GAGGGTCGCCTCCATATGTCTAAATACAAGATCCGGGAGACTCAAGACGAGATCCAAAGCCTTCACGCCATAGACCACGATGTCAGAGCGAAGTATCGTGAGATCATGGATGCTCTGCGATCAGATTTGATGTCCAATGAGAAAGAGTGTAAGAAGCTACAAGAACAGATCGAGTGGGTGTCGCGACGTCGAGCGGAATTGAGGGATGAG GTGCGTCGAGGTCAGCAGCTATACGGCGATGCAGCCTTGGAACTGGCGACGAATCTGGCTGAACTCCAACGCGGTCGCTGTGCGGTGAATCACAAAGTCACAGATAAGCCACAAGAGCTCTCTTCACACAGCCTGAGGCTGCGTAAGGAGCCACACCTGCCTAGAGCCTCCCACGTCGATTCCCTGGTCATGAAATCATCGCCTCGTCTGTCTAACGAGTCAATGAGTTTTTTCAGACATACCGAGGATGCGTAA